Below is a window of Pseudomonas eucalypticola DNA.
AACCAGGCCAGGGGCCATGTCTACCTCGTCGTCGCGCAGGGCGCGCTCCAAGGCCGCCTGGTCCGGGAAATTGCGCCAGTGCAGGTCCAGTTGCAGACCCTTGGCCAGCCAGTTGATCACCTCGACATTGACCCCCGAGAGCTGCTGCAAGCGCCGGTCGTACTGGGCGAACGGCGCCTGCAGGACCACGCCCACGCGGATTTCCCGGTGCTGGTCCAGCCACGCCTGCTGTTCAGGGCTCAACGCCACCGGCGCGGCCAAGGCGATCAAGGGTAGGCACAACCAGCCGATAAGCACCCAGCACAATCGAATCATCGCAGCTCTCATCACCCATGACCGACGCTATACGTTTGGCGGTTCGGGACAAATACCATTAGGCTGCCAGGACCAACCTGGCGTGGAATATCCGATGTCTTCAATCTACCGCACAACGCTGCCAGCGTTCTGCCTATCGCTGATGTTACCCCTGGCGCTGCCGGCGCTGGCCGACGACGCGGCGCAAAAGCCCGCCACCGACAAAGCGGCCGAGCAACCGAAGGTCGAGCGCCAACCGGTACTCGAGCGCAGCCAGGAAGACAACCTGGCCCTGGAACGGCAACTGCCGCAGGACGAACAACAGCAATTGCAGGCCGGCAGCGACAGCTTCCTGGGCTTGTGGCGGCCGGCCAATACCAGCAACCCTGCCGGCGCGGTGGTGATCATACCCGGCACAGGCGAAACGGCTGACTGGCCCAACGCCGTCGGCCCTATTCGCAACAAGCTGCCGGATGCCAACTGGCACAGCCTGAGCATCAGCCTGCCCGACTTGAGCGCTGATGCCCCGCAACCGCGTGTAGAGGACAAGGCGCCGCCGCCCAAGGAGGCTGACAGCAAGTCGACGCCGCCAGCCAACCCTTCGGTGGAACAGGCAACCGCCACCGAACCGGACAAACCGCCGGCGCAATCGGCCGAAGAACTGGCCAAGGCCGACGCCGAGCGCATCTTCGCCCGCATCGACGCGGCGGTGACTTTCGCCCAACAGCAGAAATCCCGCACGGTGGTGCTGCTGGGGCACGGTACGGGTGCCTATTGGGCAGCCCGTTACCTCAAGGAACGCCCGCAAGCCCACGCCCAGCGCCTGGTGATGGTCGCGCCCATGACGCCGAATAACGCCAGCCAGAACCTGCAGGACCTGGCCCCGTCGCTGAAAGTGCCGACCGCCGACATTTTCTACAGTGACACGGCCGCCGCCCAGCAGGCCGCGAAAGCACGGCTGCAGGCCAGCAAACGCCTGAAGGACACGGGTTACACGCAAATCTCGCTCAATGCACTGCCCGCCGACAAGACGGCAGAACAAGAGCAACTGTTCCGCCGCGTTCGTGGCTGGCTGAGCCCCAAGCCCGTGGATTGAACCCGGTGCGCCGGCGGTGAGGAAAACCCGCAGCGGACCTGGCCGCTGCCTGTTTTCCCGTCAGCGAAAATCCCGACGCTCGCGGATCAGAGCATAGGCGCTGTGCAGCTCGCGGGTGCGCTCGGTGGCTTCGCGCACCTGGGCCGGGGTGGCGCCGCTACCGGCGAGTTTGTCCGGGTGGTGGCGGCTGAGCAGGCGCCGGTAGGCACGCTTGATCTGCGAAGGCTCGGTGCTCGCCCCCACGCCCAGCAGGCGCATGGCCTCCTGGTAGGTGCCGCCACTGTTGGCCAGCGGCTTGCGCGCCGGTTCATAGTCCGCTGACAGACTCTGCACCTGCACCGAGGTCCAGCCCAGCCATTTGCCCCACTGCACCACTAGCTCACGTTCGCCTCGGCTGGCCTGACCATCGGCCCACACCATGCGCCAACACGCCCGTAGCACGCCTTCGGCCGAATTGGGCTGGCGCGCCAGGCGCTCCAGGTGATGCTGCAAACGATCGCGCCCGCCCTTGCCGCGGTTGAAGGCGGCGATCGCCACTTTCTGCCGGGCTGTGTCCAGGCCCAGGGCGCGCATCTCCTGGCGCGCTTGCTGAATGTGGCTTTGCACCACCCGACCGTCACACTTGGCCAGGCGCCCCAGCAACACGAACAATAGCTGGTCATCGCCCAAGGGCGACTTGCCGCGTACACGGTCCAGCAGTTCGCCCCAGCTATGCAGTTGCAGGCGCCGGTCAAGCGCCTGCCCCAGCAATGCCCCCAACAGTGCCCCCGGAATATTGGCGATGGCGAAACCAGCGCCCGCCCCAATGAGCGTCCCCGGCCAGAGCATCTCAATGGCGTCCTTGCACTAAGGCTTCAACCTCGGCCAGGCGTTCATGGGTACCGACATCTACCCAGCGCCCGGTGAAGTGCTCACCACTGACCTTGCCCGCGGCCATGGCCTGGCGATACAGCGGCGCCAATTTGAACGCCCCCGCGCTGCAACCGGCGAACAGCGCCGGGTGCAGCACGGCGATGCCGCTGTAGGTCAGCCGTGCTGCGGCCTCGCCCTCGTCAGTCACGGTGCCGCCCTGCAGTAGAAAATCCCCAGTGGGGTGATGAGCCGGGTTATCCACCAGCACCAAGTGCGCCAGGCCGTCCAAAGGCTGGCGCAGCCGACTGAAGTCGTAATCGGTCCAGATGTCGCCATTGACCACCAGGAAAGGCTCTACCCCCAGCAACGGCAAGGCCTGGAAAATACCGCCACCGGTTTCCAGTGGCTCGCCTTCCGCCGAATAGCGGATGCTCAAGCCGAAACGCGCGCCATCGCCCAGGTGGTCTTCGATCTGCTGGCCGAGCCACGCATGGTTGATGACGATCTCGGTGAACCCTGCCTGGGCCAGCGCCCGCAGGTGGTACTCGATCAAGGGCACGCCGCCGGCGCGCACCAGCGGCTTGGGCGTGTGCAGGGTCAGGGGGCGCATGCGCTCGCCTTTGCCTGCGGCCAGAATCATGGCTTTCATGCATCAGCCTCCGTGACGGCGCGCAGGCTGGCCAGCAATTGTCCAAGCCCCGCCAGTTCCGGCCGGCGCTCCAGCACTGCTTCTATATAGGCGAAGAAGCGTGGCACGTCGGCCAGGTAACGGGGCTTGCCATCGCGGTGGCAGATGCGGGCGAAAATACCGATGACCTTCAAATGGCGCTGTACGCCCATCAGGTCGCTGGCGCGCAGGAAGTCCTGGAAGTCGGCCTGCACGGGTATCCCTTTGGCACGGGCCGCATTCCAGTAACCCAACAGCCATGTATCGACGCGCTCCAGCGGCCAGCTGAGGAAGGCATCCTTGAACAAGCAGGTAATGTCGTAGGTGACAGGGCCGTACACGGCATCCTGGAAATCCAGCACGCCAGGGTTGGGTTCACTGCGCATCAGGTTGCGCGGCATGAAATCCCGGTGCACCAGGACCTTGGGCTGGGCCAGGGCGCTATCGATCAGCAGGTTGCTGGCACCCTGCCACAGGGCTTTCTGCGCCTCGTTGAAGGTTACGCCCAGTTGGCGGCCCACGTACCACTCGGGGAACAGTTCCAGCTCGCGGCGCAACAGGGCCACGTCATAGCTGGGCAATGGCGCATCCATGGGCAACTGCTGGAAAGCCAGCAACGCATCGATGGCGTCGGCGAACAATGCATCGGCGTTCTGGACGTCGATCACGTCCAGGTAGGTTTTGTTGCCCAGGTCGTTGAGCAACAGGAAGCCGCGTTCCAGGTCCTGGGCATGAATATTCGGCACATTGATGCCAGACGTGGCCAGCAGCGCGGCAATGTCCACGAAGGGTTTGCAGTTTTCCTGGGGTGGCGGGGCGTCCATGACGATAAAACTGCGGTTACCGCCCTGCCAGCGAAAATATCGGCGAAAACTTGCATCGCTGCTGGCGGCGGTCAATGAAGACGGGGGTACAGGCCCCCAGCCCCCGGCCACAAAGAGTTTCACCAGTTGTTCGTCCAGCCAGACTTGGAGCTGTTGCAGGCGTACATCTTGATCGGGCATTACAGAGGTCTCCGACGGCGCTAGCCGTCAAGCGGGTCATGCTTTATTATCCAGCATCTTTTTCAGACCATCGAGAGGCGTGCGGCCCCACCGCGGGCAGATGGCACGCAGGAAGCCCGGACTAATAAGATGGCATTGAAATCCCCCGCGTTTCGTAAAAAATTCCCGTTGCTGGTCACCGGCGGTTTGCTGGCGATGCAACCCCTGGCCGTGCCGTTCGCGGTGGCCGCCGAGCAGTATGACTGTACTGTCTCCGCGGCGGGAGCCTGGGAGTGCAAACCCAAAGCCCCAGTGGGTGTCCTGCCGCCTCGCCCGGTCCATGACGGCAGCGCTGTCTCGTCGGCGCCTGAAAGCGCCGACCAGAGCCAGCCCGCCGCAGCGGAAGAGAAGGCCAAGGGCCCCATGCTCGTCACCGAGAGCAAGGGCCGTGGCCTGAAATCCCGCAGTGCCGACTATAGCCATCTCGACTGGGTACCGCGGGAGAAACTCACCGCCGCCCAACTGGCCGAGACCGGTCCTTACTGCGAAGGCGCCTACGTCGAGCCCATCCGGCCCGGCATGGACGACAAGACTTCCAAGAAGGACTCCCCGACCTTCATCGGCGCCAAGGCCTCGCGCTACGACCAGGAGCAGCAGACCGCTACCCTGGCTGGCGACGTGGTATTGCGCCAGGGCAGCATGCAGGCCGAGTCCGACGAGGCCAGCCTGCACCAGGCCGAGAACCGTGGCGAGCTGACCGGCAACGTCAAGATCCGCGACCAGGGTGCCCTGATGGTCGGCGACCACGCCGAGATCCAGCTGGACACCGGCGCGGCCCAGGTCGACAACGCCGAATACGTGATGCACAAGCAGCGTATTCGCGGCAGCGCGCTGTACGCCAAGCGTGGCGAAAACGCCATCATCCGCCTCAAGGATGGTACCTATACCACCTGTGAGCCAGCCAGCAACGCTTGGGAAATCAAGGGTAACAACATCACCCTGAACCCGGCGACCGGCTTCGGCACGGCGACCAACGCCACCCTGCGCGTGCATGACATTCCCGTCCTGTACACGCCGTACATCTACTTCCCGATCGACGACCGTCGTCAGTCCGGCTTCCTGCCGCCGAGCATCGGCAGCGGCAGCAAGACCGGCTTCTCGTTGGTCACACCGTACTACTTCAACCTGGCGCCCAACTACGACGCCACGTTGTACCCGCACTACATGAGCAAACGCGGCATGCTCACCGAGGGCGAATTCCGCTACCTGACGCCGACCAGCGAAGGGCAGTTCGGCGGCGCGTACCTGAGCGACGAAGACGACGAGCGCAGCAAGCAGTCGGATTACTCGAAAGACCGCTACATGATCAACTGGCAGCACAAGGGCGATCTGGACAAGCGTCTGACCTACAAGGTCGACTACACCAAGATCAGCGACCCTTACTACTTCCAGGATCTGGAAACCAACCAGATCGGCGTTAAGAACCAGGACTACCTGAATCAGCAGGCTGCTGCGTACTACCGCAGCGACAACTGGACCGCCGGCCTGAACGTGCAGGGCTACCAGCTGACGACGGTTTCGGACATCACGCCGTATGACCGCCTTCCGCAGATCACCTTCAACGGATCGCTGCCGTATCACCCGGCTGGCCTGGACTTCACCTACCAGACCGAAGCGGTACGCTTCCAGCGCAGCCTGCAGAATGGCACCTATACCGATGAAGATGGCAACGTCTCGTCGCGCATCGACAACAACGTTGCTGGCCTGGCGCGTGCCAACGGCGACCGCCTGACCCTGGCGCCGGCCATGAGCCTTCCTCTGACCGCATCGTGGGGCTACATCAAGCCGTCGGTGAAATTCGTCTACACGGATTATCAACTGGACCTGGACAGCCAAGGCAAGAACTCGTTGGTCAACAACGGGCACGAAACCGAGGTCTACCACAGCAACATCGACCGCTCGATCCCGATCTACAGCGTGGACAGTGGCCTGTACTTCGACCGCAACACGTCGATGTTCGGCACCAACTATCGCCAGACCCTCGAACCGCGCGCCTACTACCTGTACGTGCCGTATGAGAATCAAAACGATATCCCGGTCTTCGACTCCGCGGAAAACCAGTTCAGCTACTCGTCCCTGTGGCGCGACAACCGCTTCTCCGGCTATGACCGCATCGGCGACGAGAACAAGATCTCGCTCGGCGCGACCACCCGCTGGATTGAAGACAATGGCTTCGAACGCCAGAAGTTCAGCTTCGGTGAAGCGTTCTACATGCAGGACCGCAAGGTCCAGCTGCCCGGCATCTACTACAAGGACCGCGCCGAGGCGACTGCCAGCCGTTCCCCGTACGCCCTGGAATACGAATACCACTTCAACCGCGACTGGCGCTTCAATTCGGACTTCAACTGGGATCCGGACAGCCGCAGCACCCGTTCGGGCAGCGCGATGTTCCACTACCAACCTGAAGACAACCCGAACAAGGTGGTCAACTTCGGCTACCGCTATCGCGACGACATCGTTCACTACGATTCGTCCACCGGTAAGTGGGGCTTTGGCGGTGACTACGGCAACCCTGGCGATCCGAACTACATCAAGGACTACTACAAGATCCAGCAGCATGACTTCTCGATCATGTGGCCAGTGGTCCCGCAGTGGAACGCCATCGCTCGCTGGCAGTATGACTACAACCGCAACCGTACCCTGGAATCCTTCGCCGGTTTCGAGTACGACAACTGCTGCTGGAAGCTGCGCCTGATCAGCCGCTACTGGGTTGACTATGACGAGTTCAGCCAGTCGCTGCCGCAGAATGAAAAAGGCGACCACGGTGTCTTCCTGCAAGTCGTGCTCAAAGGGCTCGGCGGCGTAGTGGGCAATAAAGTCGAGTCTTTCCTCGACAAGGGCATTCAGGGTTATAAAGAACGTGAAGAGCAAGCTTACTAATTGTCTGCGCCCCTTGCTGCTGGGCGCACTGCTGTTGAGTGGCGCGGTTCACGCCGACGTGCGACCTCTGGACAGCGTTGCCGCGATCGTCGACAACGACGTGATCATGAAGAGCCAACTGGACAAACGCGTCCGCGAGGTTCAACAGACCATTGCCAAGCGTGGCGGCACTAACGTGCCCCCTGCCGATGTCCTGGAAAAGCAGGTGCTCGAGCGCCTGATCGTCGAAAACCTGCAGCTGCAGATCGGCGAGCGCTCCGGCGTTCGCATCACCGACGAAGAGCTGAACCAGGCCATCGGTACCATCGCCCAGCGCAACAACATGAGCGTGGCGCAGTTCCAGGCAGCCCTGGCGCACGACGGCCTGTCTTATGAGGACGCCCGTGACCAGGTGCGTCGCGAGATGATCATCAGCCGCGTGCGCCAGCGCCGTGTGGCCGAGCGCATCCAGGTATCGGAGCAGGAAGTGAAGAACTTCCTGGCTTCGGACCTGGGCAAGGCCCAGCTGTCGGAAGAGTTCCACCTGGCCAACATCCTGGTGGCAACACCGGAAAGCGCCAGTTCTGAAGCCATTCAGGCAGCGGCCCGCAAGGCCGGCGACATCTACACCCGCCTCAAGCAGGGTGCCGACTTCGGCCAACTGGCCGTAGCCAACTCGGGCAGCGACAACGCCCTGGAAGGCGGCGACATGGGTTGGCGTAAAGCCGCCCAGCTGCCACCGCCGTTCGATGCTCAGGTCAGCGCGCTGTCGCTGGGCGACGTCACCGAACCCACCCGCACCCCAGGCGGCTTCATCATCCTGAAGCTGCTGGAAAAACGCGGTGGCGGTAACGTTACCCGTGACGAAGTGCACGTACGGCACATTCTGCTCAAGCCCAACGAAGTACGCAGTGAAGCCGAAACCAAGGTGCTGGCTGACCGTCTGTATGAGCGCATCAAGGGTGGCGAAGACTTCGGCGACCTGGCCAAGAGCTACTCCGAAGACCCGGGTTCGGCCCTCAACGGCGGCGACCTGAACTGGGTCGACCCGCAGTCGCTGGTACCCGAGTTCCGTCAGGTCATGGCCGACAGCCCGCAGGGCGTCGTCTCCAAGCCGTTCAAGACGCAATTCGGCTGGCACATCCTGGAAGTACTGGGCCGCCGCGCTACCGACAACACCGAACAGGCACGCGAACAGCAAGCCATGATGGTGCTGCGCAACCGCAAGTACGACGAAGAGCTGCAGAGCTGGCTGCGCCAGATCCGCGACGAAGCCTACGTCGAGATCAAGCTGCCTGGCGCCGAACAGGCTGCACAGGCCGACCAGTGAAGCCCCAGCGCTTCGCCCTGACGCCCGGCGAGCCGGCGGGCATAGGCCCCGACCTGTGCCTTCTGCTCGCCGCGCATCGCCAGCCACACCCCCTGATTGCCATCACCAGCCGTGACCTGCTCTTAGAGCGGGCCACGCAGCTGGGGGTGGCCGTCACTTTGCTGGCCGTCGACCCCGACGCCCTCCCCGACCAGCCCGCCGATGCCGGCAGCCTTTATGTGTGGGACACCCCCCTGGGCGCCCCTGTGCAGGCTGGCGTGCTGGACCGCGCCAATGCCGCCTTCGTCCTTGAAACCCTGACCCGCGCGGGCCAGGGCTGCCTGGACGGGCGCTTTGCCGGGATGATCACTGCCCCCGTGCACAAAGGCGTGATCAACGAGGCGGGCATCGGGTTTTCCGGCCACACCGAATTCCTGGCCGAGCTGACCCACACCGAACAGGTGGTGATGATGCTCGCCACCCACGGCCTGCGCGTGGCCCTGGTGACCACTCACCTGCCCCTGCGCGCAGTGGCCGACGCCATCACCGAAGAACGCCTGGAGCGGGTGACCCGCATCCTGCACTCGGATCTCAAGGACAAGTTCGGCATCGCCCGGCCACGGATCCTGGTATGCGGGCTCAACCCCCATGCCGGTGAAGGTGGCCACCTGGGCCGTGAAGAGATCGAGATCATCGAACCGACACTGGAGCGCCTGCGCAGCGAGGGCATGGACCTTCGCGGACCGCTGCCAGCCGACACTCTGTTTACCCCCAAATATCTGGAGCACTGCGATGCAGTGCTGGCGATGTACCACGACCAGGGCCTGCCCGTACTC
It encodes the following:
- a CDS encoding alpha/beta hydrolase family protein — protein: MSSIYRTTLPAFCLSLMLPLALPALADDAAQKPATDKAAEQPKVERQPVLERSQEDNLALERQLPQDEQQQLQAGSDSFLGLWRPANTSNPAGAVVIIPGTGETADWPNAVGPIRNKLPDANWHSLSISLPDLSADAPQPRVEDKAPPPKEADSKSTPPANPSVEQATATEPDKPPAQSAEELAKADAERIFARIDAAVTFAQQQKSRTVVLLGHGTGAYWAARYLKERPQAHAQRLVMVAPMTPNNASQNLQDLAPSLKVPTADIFYSDTAAAQQAAKARLQASKRLKDTGYTQISLNALPADKTAEQEQLFRRVRGWLSPKPVD
- a CDS encoding TerB family tellurite resistance protein; translation: MLWPGTLIGAGAGFAIANIPGALLGALLGQALDRRLQLHSWGELLDRVRGKSPLGDDQLLFVLLGRLAKCDGRVVQSHIQQARQEMRALGLDTARQKVAIAAFNRGKGGRDRLQHHLERLARQPNSAEGVLRACWRMVWADGQASRGERELVVQWGKWLGWTSVQVQSLSADYEPARKPLANSGGTYQEAMRLLGVGASTEPSQIKRAYRRLLSRHHPDKLAGSGATPAQVREATERTRELHSAYALIRERRDFR
- the murU gene encoding N-acetylmuramate alpha-1-phosphate uridylyltransferase MurU; this translates as MKAMILAAGKGERMRPLTLHTPKPLVRAGGVPLIEYHLRALAQAGFTEIVINHAWLGQQIEDHLGDGARFGLSIRYSAEGEPLETGGGIFQALPLLGVEPFLVVNGDIWTDYDFSRLRQPLDGLAHLVLVDNPAHHPTGDFLLQGGTVTDEGEAAARLTYSGIAVLHPALFAGCSAGAFKLAPLYRQAMAAGKVSGEHFTGRWVDVGTHERLAEVEALVQGRH
- a CDS encoding aminoglycoside phosphotransferase family protein; this encodes MPDQDVRLQQLQVWLDEQLVKLFVAGGWGPVPPSSLTAASSDASFRRYFRWQGGNRSFIVMDAPPPQENCKPFVDIAALLATSGINVPNIHAQDLERGFLLLNDLGNKTYLDVIDVQNADALFADAIDALLAFQQLPMDAPLPSYDVALLRRELELFPEWYVGRQLGVTFNEAQKALWQGASNLLIDSALAQPKVLVHRDFMPRNLMRSEPNPGVLDFQDAVYGPVTYDITCLFKDAFLSWPLERVDTWLLGYWNAARAKGIPVQADFQDFLRASDLMGVQRHLKVIGIFARICHRDGKPRYLADVPRFFAYIEAVLERRPELAGLGQLLASLRAVTEADA
- a CDS encoding LPS-assembly protein LptD, which codes for MALKSPAFRKKFPLLVTGGLLAMQPLAVPFAVAAEQYDCTVSAAGAWECKPKAPVGVLPPRPVHDGSAVSSAPESADQSQPAAAEEKAKGPMLVTESKGRGLKSRSADYSHLDWVPREKLTAAQLAETGPYCEGAYVEPIRPGMDDKTSKKDSPTFIGAKASRYDQEQQTATLAGDVVLRQGSMQAESDEASLHQAENRGELTGNVKIRDQGALMVGDHAEIQLDTGAAQVDNAEYVMHKQRIRGSALYAKRGENAIIRLKDGTYTTCEPASNAWEIKGNNITLNPATGFGTATNATLRVHDIPVLYTPYIYFPIDDRRQSGFLPPSIGSGSKTGFSLVTPYYFNLAPNYDATLYPHYMSKRGMLTEGEFRYLTPTSEGQFGGAYLSDEDDERSKQSDYSKDRYMINWQHKGDLDKRLTYKVDYTKISDPYYFQDLETNQIGVKNQDYLNQQAAAYYRSDNWTAGLNVQGYQLTTVSDITPYDRLPQITFNGSLPYHPAGLDFTYQTEAVRFQRSLQNGTYTDEDGNVSSRIDNNVAGLARANGDRLTLAPAMSLPLTASWGYIKPSVKFVYTDYQLDLDSQGKNSLVNNGHETEVYHSNIDRSIPIYSVDSGLYFDRNTSMFGTNYRQTLEPRAYYLYVPYENQNDIPVFDSAENQFSYSSLWRDNRFSGYDRIGDENKISLGATTRWIEDNGFERQKFSFGEAFYMQDRKVQLPGIYYKDRAEATASRSPYALEYEYHFNRDWRFNSDFNWDPDSRSTRSGSAMFHYQPEDNPNKVVNFGYRYRDDIVHYDSSTGKWGFGGDYGNPGDPNYIKDYYKIQQHDFSIMWPVVPQWNAIARWQYDYNRNRTLESFAGFEYDNCCWKLRLISRYWVDYDEFSQSLPQNEKGDHGVFLQVVLKGLGGVVGNKVESFLDKGIQGYKEREEQAY
- a CDS encoding peptidylprolyl isomerase yields the protein MKSKLTNCLRPLLLGALLLSGAVHADVRPLDSVAAIVDNDVIMKSQLDKRVREVQQTIAKRGGTNVPPADVLEKQVLERLIVENLQLQIGERSGVRITDEELNQAIGTIAQRNNMSVAQFQAALAHDGLSYEDARDQVRREMIISRVRQRRVAERIQVSEQEVKNFLASDLGKAQLSEEFHLANILVATPESASSEAIQAAARKAGDIYTRLKQGADFGQLAVANSGSDNALEGGDMGWRKAAQLPPPFDAQVSALSLGDVTEPTRTPGGFIILKLLEKRGGGNVTRDEVHVRHILLKPNEVRSEAETKVLADRLYERIKGGEDFGDLAKSYSEDPGSALNGGDLNWVDPQSLVPEFRQVMADSPQGVVSKPFKTQFGWHILEVLGRRATDNTEQAREQQAMMVLRNRKYDEELQSWLRQIRDEAYVEIKLPGAEQAAQADQ
- the pdxA gene encoding 4-hydroxythreonine-4-phosphate dehydrogenase PdxA codes for the protein MKPQRFALTPGEPAGIGPDLCLLLAAHRQPHPLIAITSRDLLLERATQLGVAVTLLAVDPDALPDQPADAGSLYVWDTPLGAPVQAGVLDRANAAFVLETLTRAGQGCLDGRFAGMITAPVHKGVINEAGIGFSGHTEFLAELTHTEQVVMMLATHGLRVALVTTHLPLRAVADAITEERLERVTRILHSDLKDKFGIARPRILVCGLNPHAGEGGHLGREEIEIIEPTLERLRSEGMDLRGPLPADTLFTPKYLEHCDAVLAMYHDQGLPVLKYKGFGAALNVTLGLPIIRTSVDHGTALDLAGTGKIDTGSLKVALDTAYQMAETRI